A window of Halovivax gelatinilyticus genomic DNA:
ATCGCCGACGGCCTCTCCGAGGTCGATCCCGACAACGAGGGGACGTACCGAGAGAACGCGGAGGACTACCAATCCCGAGTCGCTGACGTTCACGATCAGTTCAAGGCGCTCGAAACGGAGGCCACCCGCGATGTGGCGCTGTTTATCGGACACGATTCGTTCGGGTACATCGACGCACGGTACGACTTCGACATTCACACGTCCGTCGGCATCTCGGCCGACGCCGACGAAACCGGGGCCGACGTCGCTGAACTCGTCGAGCTGATCGAAACGCATGACATCGAGACTGTGCTGTACGACCCGTTCGAAACGCCGAATCCAGATACCGACGTTCCGGACGCCGTCGAGGTCATCCTCGAGAGTTCGGAGGCGACGAACTACGAACCGCTCACGCCGGTCGAAGGGACGACTCCGGAGTGGAACGACGCCGGCTACGGCTGGGTCGAGCAGATGGAACAGGTAAATCTGCCATCACTTAGAAAAGCCCTCGGGGTGAAACAGTGATATCCGCGTTCGATACCCGTGGTCGGTCTGGACGGCATACGCCGGACCTAGTATCCGATCGGAGTGATTCGACGTGATAGGAAAAGTACCTCAGCCGACGCATCTAGCGGTGATGGACTCGTGAGCGCGATCGTCGAGGTGGAAAACGTCTCGTACGCCTACGGCGGACAGCCCGCCGTCAGCGACGTCTCGCTCACGATAGAGGCGGGCGACTTTCTCGGCCTGATCGGGCCCAACGGTTCCGGGAAAACCACCCTCTTACAGCTCATTCTCGGACTTCTCGAACCCGACGAAGGATCGATCAGACTGTTCGGCCAGCCCGTCGACTCGTTCGACGACGGCGAGCGAATCGGGTACGTCTCGCAGGCAGCGACCGACCGCGACGGAACGATGCCGGTCACGGTCGACGAGTGCGTTCGGATGGGACGCTACGCCCACGTCGGGTTCGGCTCGCTCTCGGGGCACGATCTAGATGTCGTCGACCGCGCGATGGAGACGGTCGGTATCACCGACCTCGCTGATCGACGCGTCAGCCGACTCTCCGGCGGCCAGCGCCAGCGGGCTTTCATCGCCCGGGCGCTCGCCTCCGAAGCGGAACTTCTGGCACTCGACGAACCGACCGTCGGCGTCGACGCGGAATCGCGCGACGCGTTTTACTCCCTGCTCGACTCGCTCAACGACGACGGGATCACCATCGTTCTCATCGAACACGACATCGGCGTCGTCACGGATCGGGCCGATCGAATCGCGTGTCTGAACACCCGTCTCTTCCACCACGGCGATACGGACTCGTTCGTCGAGAGCGACGCCCTGGAAGAGGCCTACGGACAGACCGGACAGATCGTCCACCACCATCACTGATGTCAGAAGACGAGCTAAACGCAAACGACGAATCCGCCGGTACTGAACCGGCCTGCTCCGACTCCGATATCGAACCGACCGATGGAGAGTCCGGTGAAACGAGCCCGGATCCGGTCGGTGCCGACGGGGGTGTCGAGATACCGGAAACGGAGACGAACGGTGGACCCGTCGAATCGAACGATGACCGGGCGACTCGAGACGCTCGGTCTCCGATCGGTTTCGGCCGAATCGGAAGCGTCACGTTCCTCGCGAAACCGGCCGACCGTCGCGGCTGGATCGTCAGTGCGGGTATCGGCGTCACGGCAACGCTCGCCGTGTTCATGCTCGGGTTCATCGCGCTCGATTGGCTCAGACACTACCCCCTCGCCGAGAGCGTTCCGGTCGTCGAATCGATCTATCAGACCCTCGGTATCGATCCGTACGCGGAGCGACTCTTCGGGCAGTTTCTGATCGCCGGTGCGTGGCTCGATTACGCGCTCGGAACCGACATCTTCCGCTTTGCGTTTTACTGGCGCTCGCTCGCGACGGGCGTGCTGATCGGGATCGTCGCGCCGCTCGTCGGCGCCTTCGTCGTTCATCGACAGATGGCCCTCATCGGCGAGACGCTCGCACACACGGCGTTCGCCGGCATCGCGGTCGGACTCGTGCTCGCGGGTCTGTTCGAGTGGTGGGGCGCTCCGCTGATGCTCGTCGCGCTGGTGGTCGGCGTCCTCGGTGCGGTCGGCGTCCAGTGGCTGACCGATCGAACCGACACCTACGGCGACGTTCCGATCGCGATCATGCTCGTCGGCAGCTTCGCCGTCGGGACGCTACTCATCGAGTGGGCACGCGGGATCGGCACCGTGACGATCGACATCGAGGCGTACCTGTTCGGGAACATCACGATCGTTCCGGCCGGAAGCGCCCGGTTGATGGCGGTCCTCAGCCTCGGCGTTCTCGCCGTGGTCGCGTTCACCTACAAGCAGTTACTGTTCATCACGTTCGACGAGCAGGCCGCCCGCGTTGCACAGCTCGACGTCGGCCGGTACAACACGATACTGATCGTCATGACGGCCGTGGTCGTCGTCGGATCGATGCAGATTCTCGGGGTGATACTCGTCGCCGCCATGCTGGTCGTCCCAGTCGCAGCTGCCTCCCAGATCGCGCGGAGCTTTCGCGAGATGGTACTGCTCTCGATTTGCTTCGGGGAGGTAGCGATCGTCGCCGGCTTCGCGTTCGCGTTCTCGGCGGATCTCCCACCCGGCGGTTCGATCGTCGTCGCCGCTATCGCCCTCTACGTGCTCACCGTCGTCCGAACGACGCACGCGACGAGTCTTTCGACGCACTGATCTGATCGCGGGGGGCGGGTTTCGCGATCGGAAGAACGGGTCACCCGTAGACGAACGTAGTCGTAGTCACGCGTAGGCGCACGGAGTCACGGTCGGCGATCGTTCGTCGGGAACCACCTCCAGAATTTATCACACCTCCGCCCGACGTCCTACGTGATGGGGGATCTGTCACCGTTGTTCGACCCGGATGCGGTTGCCGTGATCGGAGCGACCGACCGCGACGGATCGGTCGGCAGAGCGATCACGGAGAACCTGCAGGACGAGTTCGACGGTGCCGTCGTTCCCGTCAATCCGTCGCGGGAGGAAGTTCTCGGATTACCGTGCGTTCAGTCACTCGAGGCCGGACCTCCCGTCGATCTGGCCGTCGTCGTCGTCCCGCCGGACGCGGCGGTCGATGCCGTTCGCGATGCGGGTAGGGCCGGGGTCGAAAACGTGGTCGTCATCACGGCTGGATTCGGCGAAACGGGCAGTGAAGGGGCGAACCGAGAGCGTCGTTTGCGCGAACTAGCGGCGGAGTACGAGTTGAGTCTCGTCGGGCCGAACAGCCTCGGTATCATGAGCACGCCCGCAGGTCTCAACGCGACGTTCGGTCCCGAGATCGCCCGAGAGGGGTCGATCTCGCTCATGAGCCAGTCGGGCGCGTTCATCACGGCCGTCCTCGACTGGGCGAGCGAACAGGACGTCGGGTTTCGTCACGTCGTCTCACTCGGTAACAAGGCCGTTCTCGACGAATCCGATTTCGTCCGCGCCTGGGGTTCGGACCCGGAGACGGACGTCGTGATCGGCTACCTGGAGAGTATCGTAGACGGGGAGTCGTTCCTCGAAGCGACCCGCGAAGTGACGACCGACACGCCGGTAGTCATCGTGAAGGCGGGCCGAACCGCGGCCGGTGCGAAGGCGGCATCGTCACACACCGGCGCGATCGCCGGCAGCGAGCGAGCCTACCGTGCCGGGTTGGCTCAAGCAGGCGTCATCAGGGCCGAATCGGTCCAGGAACTGTTCGATGCGGCGCGGGCGCTCTCCGGACTCACGCCCCCCGATTCGGACGGCGTTGCCGTCGTGACGAACGCCGGGGGTCCGGGCGTGTTGACGACCGACGCCGTCGGCGACGCGGATCTCTCGATCGCCCGGTTTACGGACGAGACGTCGGCGGCACTCGAGGCGTCGATGCCGGCCGAGGCGAACACGCACAACCCGATCGACGTGATCGGCGATGCGACCGTCGAACGGTTCGAAACGGCGCTCGACCTGGCACTCGCCGATCCGAACGTGGGCAGCGCAGTGGTCGTCAGCGCCCCGACGGCTGTGCTGGCGTACGAGGATCTCGCGGCGGCGATCGTCGACTGCCAGCGTCGCCACGGGAAACCGATCGTCACCAGTCTCATGGGCGGTTCCAGAACGGGGGCTGCAGATCGCGTTCTCCGCGAGGCGGGCATTCCGAATTACTTCGATCCGGCCCGCGCGGTGGGCGGCCTCGACGCACTGTCGACGTTCGGCCGGACTCGAAAGCGTACGCTGGACGAACCGACCAGGTTCGACGTCGACGAGGAGCGGGCCCGCGAGATACTGAACCGGGCGACGGAGCGATCGGGGACACAACTCGGCGTCGAGTCGATGGACTTGCTGGAGGCCTACGGTATTCCGACACCACCGGGGTCGGTCGTGACCGGGCCCGACGAGGCCCTGGCCGTGGCGAGCGAGCTGGGCGAGGAGGTCGTCATGAAACTCGTCAGTCCGGATATCAGTCACAAGTCGGACATCGGCGGTGTCGCCGTTGGCGTAGCGCTGGAGGACGTCCCCGACACGTACGAGACGCTCCTGACGCGAGCAAGGAACTACCAGCCCGACGCGACCGTGCTGGGCGTGCAGGTCCAGGAACAGCTCGACCTCGACGATTCGACCGAGACGATCGTCGGCGTGAATCGCGACCCGCAGTTCGGTCCGTTGCTCGTCTTCGGTCTCGGCGGTATTTTCGTCGAAGTGCTGGACGATACGGCGGTTCGCGTCGCACCGATCGGACGAGACGAGGCGGCGTCCATGGTCGAGGAGATCCGAGCCAACCCGCTGTTGCGTGGCGCCAGGGGTCGAGAGCCGGCAGACATCGACGCGATCGTCGAGACGATCCAGCGTCTGTCACAACTGGTGACGACGTTCCCGGCGATCCTCGAACTCGACGTCAATCCCCTGGTTGCGGGTCCGGACGGCGTGCAAGCGATCGACCTCAGAGTAACCGTAGACACGGAGAAGCTATGACAGAAACCGATACCATCCTGGTGTGTTCGCTCGATGAAAGTACCGGCAAGACGGCCATCGCCATCGCTCTCGGGCGACGTTCGATCGAGCGCGGCGAGAGCGCCGGCTACATGAAACCTAAAGGAACCAGGCTCCAGAGCGTCGTCGGGAAGACGCTCGACGAGGATCCGAAACTGGCCAGGGCGCTCATGGACGTGGACGCCGACATGGCCCTGCTCGAACCGATCGTCTACTCGCCGACGTTCGTCGAAGGGGCGATTGCCGGAACGGTGGACGTCGACGAACTGCACGATACCGTTCGCGAGTCGTTCGAAACGCTCGCAGCCGACCACGACCGGATGATCGTCGAAGGGGGCGGACGGATCGACCTCGGCGGGGCGATCGAGTTGTCCGACGTCGATCTCGCGTCGTTGCTCGACGCTCGCGTCGTTCTCGTCGCGGGCTACGAAGACGTCTACGATGTCGATTCCGTCCTCGCCGCGGCTGATCGATTCGGCGACCGATTCGCCGGGGTCTGTTTCAACGCCGTGCGATCGACGGACGCATCCACGCTCGAAACGGACGGAATCTCGTTTCTCGAATCAAGAGGAGTGCCCGTTCTCGGCGTCGTTCCACGAGACGAACGCCTGGCCGGTGTCACCGTCGACGAACTGGCGAGCGAGATCGGTGGCGAGTTGCTCGTCGAGTCCGGAACCGATCGAACGGTCGAACGATTCAGCGTCGGCGCGATGGGTGCCGACAGCGCGTTACGACACTTCAGACGCTACACGAACACCGCCGTCGTCACCGGTGGCGATCGTTCGGAGATACAAACCGCCGCGCTCGAAGCGCCCGGAATCACCTGTCTCATCCTCACCGGCGGACATCGTACGTCAGGGGCGGTGCTGGGCAAAGCCGCGGACGAGTCGGTCCCGATCGTTTCCGTTCGGACGGACACCCTCACGGCGGTCGAACGGGCAGAAGCGGTCGTCAGGAGCGGGCGCAGTCGCGACGAAGAGACGATCGAACGGATGGAGTCGTTGCTCGCAGACTTCGTCGACGTCGATCGAATGTTCGAGCGATAATCACGTCAACCACCGCACAGTCGAGCGAATTCGTCTCGTGTGAAAAGGTTGATTCCTCCGGCGACCAGAGACGAGGTATGCGAACGCTCGACGAAACGGATCTCGAGATTCTCCGGTTGCTGGTAGAGGACGCCCGCCGGCCTTACAGCGAAATCGCAGAGCGAGTCGGCCTCTCTCCGCCGGCCGTCTCGGATCGGGTCGATCGACTCGAAGCGCAGGGGATCGTTCGCGGCTTCACGGTCGACCTCGACCGACGGAAGCTCAAAAACCGCATCCCGGTGTTGATTACGCTCAAAGCGGCCCCGGGAGACGTCGACCGTATATACGAGTCTATTCGAAGACTCGACGGCGTCGAACACGTCTTCAAGCAGTTCGACGGGACCGTCAGAGCCCACGCGAACGCTCCCGATCGGAACGTCGACGGCTGGCTGACGGAGGCGCTCGACCTGGACGGGGTGATCAGCCGAGACGTCGCGCTACTTTCGGACGTCGACTGGGCGATCCAGGTAGCGGCCTCGGACTTTTCGCTCACGTGTCCGGTCTGTGACACGGAGGTGACGGGAAGCGGGGAAACGGCCCGGGTCGGCGACGAGGTCCACGTCTTTTGCTGTCCGACCTGCGAATCCGAGTACCGGAGCGAGTACGAGCGCCACAGTCGCAAAGCCGAGTGAGATCGGTCGGGACAGTTACCGGCCATACCCGCTCGTGCTCACGCCGATTCTCGGTTGGTGTGTCGTCCAATTCTATCGCCAACCTACTTGCACGCGTGAGTTAAAACGAGGTATATGGTCGAGAACGAGCAGCCGTCAGATCGCCACCGTAACACGCCAGGCCGGGGGAAGATACCGACCGCAGCGTCCATCGAAGCGAGCGCACCGGACGAATTCGGACTCGTTCAGGTCTGGTGGGGCGATGGAAAGGGGAAGACGACGGCGACGCTCGGCATGGGCATGCGCGCCGTCGGTCACGGCTTTCGAGTTCACTTGCTACAGTTCATGAAAGGCGGTGCGGCGAGCGTCGAATCGGTTCGTGGCGAGTACAACGCGATCGCCGAGTTGCCGGGGTTCACCTACGAAAATCTGGGCCACTACGGCTGGCACGGGATGGCCGACGGGACAGACGAAGCCGATCACGAGGCCGGCGCGCAAGCCGGTCTCGAGCGGGCTCGGGCCGTGATCGACGGATGTGCCGACGCGGTTCTGACGACCTCGTTCGAACCGGATAGCCCGCCCGAAGCGGGTGTTCATATGCTGATTCTAGACGAAATTCTCTACGCGGCTGGGCGCGAGTTGATCGAACCGGCGACCGTCCTCGATCTGGTGGAGACCAAACCGGACGGACTCGAACTCGTCCTCACGGGAAGTCACGAACGTCCGGCGTATCTGGAACCGGTCGCGGACTTGATTACGAACGTAGGCAAGGAGCGACACCCGATGGACGCCGGCCAGCGGGCTAGAAAGGGAACCGAATACTGACTCTGGCGGTAGAAATGCTGATTAGAGCGTGTTACGTCGTTTCTCACATCGCCACCATCGATCACCGCTGCCACCATCGTTATGTCGGTCGGGTGAGAACGAAAACCGACTGATGGCCGTGGTACAGGTGCGGAATCTGGAGAAATCGTTCGCCGGAGTCGACGCCGTCTCCGGGATGAGTTTCGACGTCGAGTCGGGCGAACTGTACGGATTTTTGGGCCCGAACGGAGCCGGGAAGACGACGACGATACGGATACTGACCGGTCAACTCCGGCCGGATAGTGGATCGGTGTCGGTCGACGGAACGGATCCATCGATCGATCCGATCGAAACCCGCCGGCGCGTCGGGATCCTTCCGGAAGACGGGATGCCGCCGAGTTTCTTCACCCCGCGTGAGTACTTTCAGTACGTCGGACGACTTCGCGGCCTCGACGATGACGACGTCTCAGAGACAACACTCCAGTTAGCCGACCGACTCGGCCTCGAACGCAGACTCGATACGTTACACACGGACCTGTCGCGCGGCCAACAACAGAAAGTGATGCTGGTCCAGGCGTTTCTCCACGACCCGGACGTCGTGTTCATCGACGAACCGCTGGCGAATCTCGATCCGCTGGTTCAGGAGCAGGTAAAATCGTATCTTTCGGCGTACGTCGACGACGGGAACACCGTCTTCGCCTCGACGCACAATATCGACGTCGCCGAGACGCTCTGTACCCGCGTCGGGATCGTTGCCGACGGCACGCTTATCGCCGAGGAAGACCTCAACGAGACGACCGACCCGTTACTGGAGGTGTTCCTCTCGACCGTGACCGACGCGAAGCCACGCGACGTACCCAGGCTCGAGCGATGACGACCGAACCATCCGGCGACCCGCGGACCGATTCTCCCACATCGAAAACGGCCCCGCAGTCGGCTCCGCCGACGCTTCGCTCACAGATCGCAACGGTAGCCGTGGCGCTGGGCCGCGAGGAATGGCGCGTCCACGTGCGGCTGTTCGGCGGATTCAGGTTTTTGGCGATCCCACTCGTGCTCGGAGCCTTCGCGTTCGGAACGGCCGTTGCACTCACCGAGACGGGGACCACGACCGACGGAGTCGTTCTCGGTCTGCACGTGTTCGCACTCGGATTCGGTCTGTACGCGGGAACGGCGGGCTTTGCGGGATCGGACATGCTCGAAGACGTATTCGGTCCCCACAGTTTCTTGCTCGGATCGGCCCCGTGGCTCCCCGTTTCCAGGCGGCTGTTTCTCGGTCTGTTCCTGGTCAAAGATGCGATCTTCTACGGACTCTTCTTCGTCGGACCGATGGCGTTCGCGTTCGTCGGACTCGACGGGCTCTCGGCCTCGACCGGAGGTACGGTGCTCGTCCAGTGGTTCTCACTCTGGCTCGCGTTCGTACTCGGGATGGCGGTCACCGTCTCTGCGATCTCGATACGGACGCGTGGTGTTCCCGCATGGGTGATCGCGCTCGGTGTCGGGGTCTTCCTCGTCGGTACCTGGACCAGCGGCTCGCTCTGGACGACGTTCGGACGGCTATCGGCGACGACGCCGAGTTCGATGCTCGCCGTCGGTTCGCTCTCGATCGTCGTCGGCGCGGTCGCACTCGCGGTCTACGACCCGACACACGTCACCCCGGCCAGGACGTCACCAGGGCGATACGAACTGATTCGCTCGATCGTCCCCGGACGCGATCCGCTAGTCGCGAAATCGGTCCTGGACCTGGGCCGTAGCAGCGGCGGCTACGCGAAACCGCTCGTGTCGGTGACGATCTTGCTCGTCCTCGTCGCCGGCCTGGTTGGCGTCGTCGAGTCGATCACCAGTGTGGCTCCGGCACCCGGACTCTTCTTCGGCGGCGTGCTCGGACTGAGCGCATTCACGACGTACAACTGGTTGACCCAGTTCGACGACGTCGACGCCTATCGGATCCACCCGATCTC
This region includes:
- a CDS encoding metal ABC transporter ATP-binding protein, which gives rise to MSAIVEVENVSYAYGGQPAVSDVSLTIEAGDFLGLIGPNGSGKTTLLQLILGLLEPDEGSIRLFGQPVDSFDDGERIGYVSQAATDRDGTMPVTVDECVRMGRYAHVGFGSLSGHDLDVVDRAMETVGITDLADRRVSRLSGGQRQRAFIARALASEAELLALDEPTVGVDAESRDAFYSLLDSLNDDGITIVLIEHDIGVVTDRADRIACLNTRLFHHGDTDSFVESDALEEAYGQTGQIVHHHH
- a CDS encoding metal ABC transporter permease, which produces MSEDELNANDESAGTEPACSDSDIEPTDGESGETSPDPVGADGGVEIPETETNGGPVESNDDRATRDARSPIGFGRIGSVTFLAKPADRRGWIVSAGIGVTATLAVFMLGFIALDWLRHYPLAESVPVVESIYQTLGIDPYAERLFGQFLIAGAWLDYALGTDIFRFAFYWRSLATGVLIGIVAPLVGAFVVHRQMALIGETLAHTAFAGIAVGLVLAGLFEWWGAPLMLVALVVGVLGAVGVQWLTDRTDTYGDVPIAIMLVGSFAVGTLLIEWARGIGTVTIDIEAYLFGNITIVPAGSARLMAVLSLGVLAVVAFTYKQLLFITFDEQAARVAQLDVGRYNTILIVMTAVVVVGSMQILGVILVAAMLVVPVAAASQIARSFREMVLLSICFGEVAIVAGFAFAFSADLPPGGSIVVAAIALYVLTVVRTTHATSLSTH
- a CDS encoding acetate--CoA ligase family protein, coding for MGDLSPLFDPDAVAVIGATDRDGSVGRAITENLQDEFDGAVVPVNPSREEVLGLPCVQSLEAGPPVDLAVVVVPPDAAVDAVRDAGRAGVENVVVITAGFGETGSEGANRERRLRELAAEYELSLVGPNSLGIMSTPAGLNATFGPEIAREGSISLMSQSGAFITAVLDWASEQDVGFRHVVSLGNKAVLDESDFVRAWGSDPETDVVIGYLESIVDGESFLEATREVTTDTPVVIVKAGRTAAGAKAASSHTGAIAGSERAYRAGLAQAGVIRAESVQELFDAARALSGLTPPDSDGVAVVTNAGGPGVLTTDAVGDADLSIARFTDETSAALEASMPAEANTHNPIDVIGDATVERFETALDLALADPNVGSAVVVSAPTAVLAYEDLAAAIVDCQRRHGKPIVTSLMGGSRTGAADRVLREAGIPNYFDPARAVGGLDALSTFGRTRKRTLDEPTRFDVDEERAREILNRATERSGTQLGVESMDLLEAYGIPTPPGSVVTGPDEALAVASELGEEVVMKLVSPDISHKSDIGGVAVGVALEDVPDTYETLLTRARNYQPDATVLGVQVQEQLDLDDSTETIVGVNRDPQFGPLLVFGLGGIFVEVLDDTAVRVAPIGRDEAASMVEEIRANPLLRGARGREPADIDAIVETIQRLSQLVTTFPAILELDVNPLVAGPDGVQAIDLRVTVDTEKL
- a CDS encoding phosphotransacetylase family protein → MTETDTILVCSLDESTGKTAIAIALGRRSIERGESAGYMKPKGTRLQSVVGKTLDEDPKLARALMDVDADMALLEPIVYSPTFVEGAIAGTVDVDELHDTVRESFETLAADHDRMIVEGGGRIDLGGAIELSDVDLASLLDARVVLVAGYEDVYDVDSVLAAADRFGDRFAGVCFNAVRSTDASTLETDGISFLESRGVPVLGVVPRDERLAGVTVDELASEIGGELLVESGTDRTVERFSVGAMGADSALRHFRRYTNTAVVTGGDRSEIQTAALEAPGITCLILTGGHRTSGAVLGKAADESVPIVSVRTDTLTAVERAEAVVRSGRSRDEETIERMESLLADFVDVDRMFER
- a CDS encoding AsnC family transcriptional regulator; this translates as MRTLDETDLEILRLLVEDARRPYSEIAERVGLSPPAVSDRVDRLEAQGIVRGFTVDLDRRKLKNRIPVLITLKAAPGDVDRIYESIRRLDGVEHVFKQFDGTVRAHANAPDRNVDGWLTEALDLDGVISRDVALLSDVDWAIQVAASDFSLTCPVCDTEVTGSGETARVGDEVHVFCCPTCESEYRSEYERHSRKAE
- a CDS encoding cob(I)yrinic acid a,c-diamide adenosyltransferase gives rise to the protein MVENEQPSDRHRNTPGRGKIPTAASIEASAPDEFGLVQVWWGDGKGKTTATLGMGMRAVGHGFRVHLLQFMKGGAASVESVRGEYNAIAELPGFTYENLGHYGWHGMADGTDEADHEAGAQAGLERARAVIDGCADAVLTTSFEPDSPPEAGVHMLILDEILYAAGRELIEPATVLDLVETKPDGLELVLTGSHERPAYLEPVADLITNVGKERHPMDAGQRARKGTEY
- a CDS encoding ABC transporter ATP-binding protein translates to MAVVQVRNLEKSFAGVDAVSGMSFDVESGELYGFLGPNGAGKTTTIRILTGQLRPDSGSVSVDGTDPSIDPIETRRRVGILPEDGMPPSFFTPREYFQYVGRLRGLDDDDVSETTLQLADRLGLERRLDTLHTDLSRGQQQKVMLVQAFLHDPDVVFIDEPLANLDPLVQEQVKSYLSAYVDDGNTVFASTHNIDVAETLCTRVGIVADGTLIAEEDLNETTDPLLEVFLSTVTDAKPRDVPRLER